The following is a genomic window from Neodiprion lecontei isolate iyNeoLeco1 chromosome 4, iyNeoLeco1.1, whole genome shotgun sequence.
GAGCAGCTTTGCTGCTGGTGGTGATCTTCACGATCACCGCCGGAGTCATGCCAACTTTGGTACCGACTGGAAGTCCGCCTCCACCACCCACCGGAACTCCACCTCCACCACCGACCGGAAGGCCACCTGCACCACCGACCGGAAGTCCACCTCCACCGCCAACGGGAAATCCACCTCCACCGCCCCCACCCCCGAATAATGGTAGCTCACCACCTTCGTCAGCGTCTCTACCCGCACTATCCATGATGAAGAAGGGCGCACCATGGCGCGTTGAGAGTCTGCTAAACCCACAGGAGATGCTCCTGCAGGAGATCCGTTCGTTGGACGAGGAAACGCTTGTCGACAAGGTCAGTAAGAAATTTGTGAGGCGCCTGTTTCTCGTAGTTATATCATTAAGTGATGACGACTGTTATTTGTGACGTTCACAGGTCCAGGAGGAAAATATCGAAACATTGAAAGTTAACGGTAAGAGTGATAAGATACCAGTATTACCCGAGCTTGTAGACGAGGAATCAAACGTTGTCATTCCATCGGAACCTGTCGGTAAGCCAGATCCCGAGAAGGATGCCGTGAAGGAGCTGATGGAGGATGAGGACTTGAAGTACAACGAGACAGAGGATATTCTGATGGCCGACGACATGGAGTGGGACCTTGAGGATGAGGACGCTCTTGACGATGAGCTTGACGAAGACGAAGAGATTCTCTTCGACCAAGACTGCCCCACGGATTGTTCGTGCTCTACTGGACACATGACCGTAAAGTCAGTTAGGTAAACCTATCCTCGAAGGAGGaagaatgatttttatatattaCACGTACCTTTCTCCGAACAATCACTGACCCGTCGTTGTTACTTTGATATTACAGATGTACCAAGTTCAACAAAGAACAGTCTTTCGGTATGGACGTTGCTCTTCTTAAAATCGAAAATGGACCGGAGCTTAAACTGGGCCCACACGACCTGCGCGAAAAGGATCTGCAACAGTTGTCGGCTTTCTCGGTTGTCAATACCACCATTGCCGAATTTCACAGGAGCGCATTTGACGGCCTCGTGGACTTGTTCTCCGTTAACCTGACTGGAAACGGATTAATGGACATACCTCCCGACGCTTTCGAGAACAATACACAGCTCAATCTTTTGACTATATCCGGGAATCCCCTGCAGTACACTCAGGGAAAAGACAATCCCTTCGCCAAGTACTTCTTGGACGCGCCCAGCGTAACTGAATTCGATTTCTCCAACAATTATCTCCCCCGTATCTTGCCGACTACTTTTGTAAGGATGCCGCAACTGGTCTATCTTAGCCTCAGAGCGAACAGGCTCAGGGCTGTTGAACGAGCGATTTTCACCCCTCTGATTGAATTGGATGAAATTGACCTCTCCCACAACCAACTCAGCGGTTTTCCGTCCGATGTGTTCGACGACAACGAATATCTTGAAGTACTGAGAATTGCCGGTTAGTGTTTATGCTGttactctttttcttcttctcactGCTTGATACTTTAGCCTTTTCGACATGATACGTAAATTTTcataatgaattttaattcagGAAACAATTTCACGAGTCTGGCAAGCATCAAGACTTCAACAATAAGCATACTCGACGCGTCCAAAAACAGGATCAAAACTATCGGCAAGTCCGACCTTAGCGCCCTTACCGAACTCGAAGAACTCTACATCAGGTCGAACGGTCTCAAGAGGATTCACCAACATGCGTTTGCGGACTTGGTTAATCTGAGACGCCTTGATATCAGCGACAACAAGCTGAATACACTGACGGAACATCATTTGAGGACCAATATTCGCCTCGAATCTCTTATCATGAATGACAATCCCGGTTTGGAAACTTTACCGGTATTCAAATCACAGGCGGGCACCTTCAGGTATACTTTTACACATACCCATGtttcttgtttgtttattGCGTGTCAAACAAttgacaataatatttttattcggtATTGCAGCCTCGAAAAATTCGAGTGTGCTGACTGTGGACTTTTGGACCTGGAGCCAGGAACCTTTGACCCTATGATTGCGTTGCGTCACCTCAATCTAGCAAGAAACCGACTAAGCCGTTTGCCGAGAGGGCTCCTCAGAAGCATGTCAGCACTAAAAGACTTGGACCTTTCTGACAACCTGTTCAACGCTCTGGAAGTCGACACGTTCCAAGGAGCAAGGTCTCTGACGAAATTGAACCTCGCTGGAAACCCACTGATCACTCTTCAAGTTGCGCCATTCCTGCTCATTCCAAACTTGGAACGATTAGACGTTAGCAGGTGCGGTTTGGACAGAATCTGGAGCGAAAATGTCGTGCCGCTTCCACACCTGAGGTGAGTTAATTCGGTAGGCCTTGTCGGATTTCCTTGAACCGTATTCCGTATTTGGATACTCGTCACGCCGACTGATAATCTTGTTTCGCAACAGGTACCTGTTGGCTCGTGGCAACCGAATCGAGCAAATCAGCGTCGGTGACTTGCAGGCGACCCCTCATCTCTCCGGCCTCGATATCTCCAACAATCCTCTCGCTTGTGACCAGGAGTTCAATGCCGCTATTCAATGGCTGATTGACCACGGTGTCGATCCCAGTGACACCCTGCGCTACGTAAGCAATTACGCTCTCGACGACTACACCGATGCCAGCGATCTGGGCGAGTGGAAAGACATAGCGAAGGTGGTCTGCGACAGCATGGAGGGTGGACCTCCTCTGAGACCTCTCCCGCGTAGACCAAACACGCCGAATAACGTTAATGATTTCAAGCCACCAATCGATGACCTGGATGAATTAGCTGGCCAGGTCAGTTTCCACTTTCTGCATTGAGGTGCTTCACCAATTTTCGCATCAGTGCGcagatgaaaaaatgtcatttggAACGTGTaacagaaaagaaagagagagtgaaTGGATATTATTCGCGTTTTTTTACCTTGTACAAGCGTCCATCACCCGTAAGCAAAAACAGTTCCTGTAGTTAcaaaaccatttttttcaggCGTTCGATCAAGGTCGCGCACAGAAGGACGAGCAGCTGGAGGATGCCTGGTTATCCCAGGAATCGGAATATGAGGAATATGGCGCAGTCGGTGAGCACTATCAGCCTTGGTACGCGGGAGTCGTGTGGCCCGTGCTTACCGTCATCCTGGTGACTCTCGCAGTCGTGCTTTTGGTGGCGAACCTCGCCATGTGTCTTTCGAAGCGCAGAGGTCGTGGTCCCGTGATTCGGGCCCCGATGATTCTGCGCCCCGGACTGATCGACAACAAGAACTGTGGTCTGGTCTACAAGCCGCTTCAAGAGGAGATTCCGACCCCGCATATGCCGAAGCGGGGAAGCTTCTACTCGAGCAGCACCTTCCATTACGATAAGATTGTCCCCGAGAGCGTCTAGACAATCCCAAGGACGTTTTCACTATCCAACACCTTGAGCTAGCTGAGGTTTCAAGAGCAAACGGCTCCGGACAACACGAAGGCCACTTTTCACAGGGCAGTAATATGCTCGAACAAAAATACCCTTTTTGAGATTTACAGCAACGACTTATAAAGTGACGTCCTAACTATTGATTTTGAAACTTGCGTACAGCTGGAACAATGTCAGCTTCTCGGCTGCTCACCGGAGAGAAAATGAGAAGACAACAAGAGAAGCAATTATGAAAGTGATACTTTTTTGAATTGGACTGcaccaaaaaatttaccgTTTCGATCtctcttcattatttttttatgtataacaaggcaaaaaaaaataaataacaaaaataacttCCACAAATATACACGCACAACGCACGTGCGCGGTAATGGCAACTTAttgatgataaataaatctATGACTATTTGCTTTGGATCCTTGTGACCACTAGAACTGCTACACCAGTCAGACTGACTGgtctttaaaaatatgtaataatagAATATGTTTATGCCAATAtgatatgtaatttttttattattagttaTTTTTTGAAGACGAGTTTCTGTAGTTCCAGTGTTAATAACGCGTGATGACGAACAAAGACTAGCTAGAGCCAACGAGTTTTaagcaatgaaatttttcgaacactTATTCCCGAATTATTTCGACTAATTTCGCCACATCGAGTACTAATTTTACAGAACAAGGTAAAGGTATTTAAATTTACTATGCGATAGATGgatatatgaataaattcgTAAAATGTTACGTCGTCTTTATTATTATCCATATTTACCAATTGTCAAATgctaattttcgaaatataccCGTTTCGATTAATTCTGTTATGAATTCTCGCGTAGTCAATATAGCCAGCTACATGCAAACACTAAAAAGATAACACTAACGATCTAGAATGAATTCCGACGGCATACATGAATTTAACCTGAAATGGTGGTAGTGTTGAAAGTAGTAACAGTATGGAGCTGTCTGAACGTAGTAATTCTATTTTACTAGAGACCACGCAATTATTATGAATTATGCatatttcattaattattttgtttactATAATATGTATTAATAAGGACTAAGAATTGATACCCTTAATATTTAGTagattatacaatatacatacttTCTACTTGCTGTAaatattacataatatattaataaagtATTAATTTAGTGAAGCATCAGTGATGATTTTAATTACCCTGCCAATTTAGTGCTTCcctaaaaaattataattggaAAGTCTATCCTCAAAGACTCAATGGAAGAAATATTCTTgccaaatatttatttacccCCTTCTTGTTATTTCTTGTTGTTCAGTGTTgttaaaacaaatatttcgaTACCCGATATATGGCTGCATAAGTAAAatattgtattaatttttccaGTAATATTTCAATGCAACTGACTAAATATGTCATGCTAATTgggacgtgaaaaaaaaaattggaaacaatGTTAACTGctgttataatataaaaaacgTGTGTGGCCGTCGCGGGACGCAAGGTAGACCGAACTTCTTGGccgtttttatatttttatatttaatttatgtCAAGTGGAATACATCGATGGATGCTAATGGTTGAgtggaataataaaaaattttcatacctcTAATTGCATTGAACTCGTGTGACGGATTCGTATGACGGTTTCATCGATTCACTCTCCATACAGATGGGCGCGATAAGACGTTCCTTCAAAAGTAGGGCAGTTCCCAGAGAGGCATGAAATTTGAGCTGCAATGTCATTTTTGGATTAGTTATTTACTTTTATCATGATTCACTTTTgtatattacaaaaatataagACAAAACAAATGTGCAACGCACCTACTCTACACGTAACACTTCtccaaatataattataatttttgtttaacaAACTTAAATATGATATGGAATTTAGAATTACAACGGCAAACCACTTTTGCTCGAGAATGACAAGTAACACAAATACATACGTCCTCGACAAAATTGATGATAGTTTACctcaaattgaattaaaattatcaGATAAGGTGCAAACAAGTCACACATCGAAAGAACCTAACAAACTCAAGGACTAACGAAAATGTGttctttaattaattttagaTCAACATTCTACACACCTACAATAACACGACGTCAAGAAAACATGAAGCCAGCTGTAACGCTCAGAAAAATATAACAGTCTCTATAACGATAACGAAAAATACACCGAATCGCTTTTCGAAGTGCAGTCAACGTAGATTTTAAAGGTGTCTCCATTAGGTATACGTCACGTGTAATCTTGCATAAGTTTCGGAGAATTTGTGGAAACGATTTTGAAACCAAGTTTGATAGAACCTACTCAAGATTGCACCTGCATGTCAGTCAGTCATGCACATGTGTTTCGAAAATCCTAGTACGACTGTGCTGACTCTAGGGTATAAATTCAGCAAACAATTGCCCGCAAAGGCAAAGTAGTTGTAACTCTTTCCTAACACTGTCTGATCTCTGCGACGTTGCAGCATATATCACAAGTCAGCGGTATTCTTTGATTGCATTCAACGTCAGCTGCGacgattgaataaaatgatgaaaaaaaactaacgaCTTTTATAGATAGTTACGATTATAATGTATACATTTATAAACTCTGTGCAACTTATTATACTGTTATCCGctagaatgaaaatttcgtaattCCCTCTTGataaacggtgaaaaaaattcataaatgcCAAGAAAAACGCGTAGCGCGAACACATGTAAGATACGATCAGTACGTCATCATGCCAAAACATGGTATAAGAGAATTTTTCGGATACGTTATCTCAACATCAGCGCCGTACCG
Proteins encoded in this region:
- the LOC107217354 gene encoding uncharacterized protein LOC107217354 isoform X2, yielding MKQGAALLLVVIFTITAGVMPTLVPTGSPPPPPTGTPPPPPTGRPPAPPTGSPPPPPTGNPPPPPPPPNNGSSPPSSASLPALSMMKKGAPWRVESLLNPQEMLLQEIRSLDEETLVDKVQEENIETLKVNGKSDKIPVLPELVDEESNVVIPSEPVGKPDPEKDAVKELMEDEDLKYNETEDILMADDMEWDLEDEDALDDELDEDEEILFDQDCPTDCSCSTGHMTVKCTKFNKEQSFGMDVALLKIENGPELKLGPHDLREKDLQQLSAFSVVNTTIAEFHRSAFDGLVDLFSVNLTGNGLMDIPPDAFENNTQLNLLTISGNPLQYTQGKDNPFAKYFLDAPSVTEFDFSNNYLPRILPTTFVRMPQLVYLSLRANRLRAVERAIFTPLIELDEIDLSHNQLSGFPSDVFDDNEYLEVLRIAGNNFTSLASIKTSTISILDASKNRIKTIGKSDLSALTELEELYIRSNGLKRIHQHAFADLVNLRRLDISDNKLNTLTEHHLRTNIRLESLIMNDNPGLETLPVFKSQAGTFSLEKFECADCGLLDLEPGTFDPMIALRHLNLARNRLSRLPRGLLRSMSALKDLDLSDNLFNALEVDTFQGARSLTKLNLAGNPLITLQVAPFLLIPNLERLDVSRCGLDRIWSENVVPLPHLRYLLARGNRIEQISVGDLQATPHLSGLDISNNPLACDQEFNAAIQWLIDHGVDPSDTLRYVSNYALDDYTDASDLGEWKDIAKVVCDSMEGGPPLRPLPRRPNTPNNVNDFKPPIDDLDELAGQAFDQGRAQKDEQLEDAWLSQESEYEEYGAVGEHYQPWYAGVVWPVLTVILVTLAVVLLVANLAMCLSKRRGRGPVIRAPMILRPGLIDNKNCGLVYKPLQEEIPTPHMPKRGSFYSSSTFHYDKIVPESV
- the LOC107217354 gene encoding uncharacterized protein LOC107217354 isoform X1 — encoded protein: MKQGAALLLVVIFTITAGVMPTLVPTGSPPPPPTGTPPPPPTGRPPAPPTGSPPPPPTGNPPPPPPPPNNGSSPPSSASLPALSMMKKGAPWRVESLLNPQEMLLQEIRSLDEETLVDKVQEENIETLKVNGKSDKIPVLPELVDEESNVVIPSEPVGKPDPEKDAVKELMEDEDLKYNETEDILMADDMEWDLEDEDALDDELDEDEEILFDQDCPTDCSCSTGHMTVKSVRCTKFNKEQSFGMDVALLKIENGPELKLGPHDLREKDLQQLSAFSVVNTTIAEFHRSAFDGLVDLFSVNLTGNGLMDIPPDAFENNTQLNLLTISGNPLQYTQGKDNPFAKYFLDAPSVTEFDFSNNYLPRILPTTFVRMPQLVYLSLRANRLRAVERAIFTPLIELDEIDLSHNQLSGFPSDVFDDNEYLEVLRIAGNNFTSLASIKTSTISILDASKNRIKTIGKSDLSALTELEELYIRSNGLKRIHQHAFADLVNLRRLDISDNKLNTLTEHHLRTNIRLESLIMNDNPGLETLPVFKSQAGTFSLEKFECADCGLLDLEPGTFDPMIALRHLNLARNRLSRLPRGLLRSMSALKDLDLSDNLFNALEVDTFQGARSLTKLNLAGNPLITLQVAPFLLIPNLERLDVSRCGLDRIWSENVVPLPHLRYLLARGNRIEQISVGDLQATPHLSGLDISNNPLACDQEFNAAIQWLIDHGVDPSDTLRYVSNYALDDYTDASDLGEWKDIAKVVCDSMEGGPPLRPLPRRPNTPNNVNDFKPPIDDLDELAGQAFDQGRAQKDEQLEDAWLSQESEYEEYGAVGEHYQPWYAGVVWPVLTVILVTLAVVLLVANLAMCLSKRRGRGPVIRAPMILRPGLIDNKNCGLVYKPLQEEIPTPHMPKRGSFYSSSTFHYDKIVPESV
- the LOC107217354 gene encoding uncharacterized protein LOC107217354 isoform X3, with translation MKQGAALLLVVIFTITAGVMPTLVPTGSPPPPPTGTPPPPPTGRPPAPPTGSPPPPPTGNPPPPPPPPNNGSSPPSSASLPALSMMKKGAPWRVESLLNPQEMLLQEIRSLDEETLVDKVQEENIETLKVNDPEKDAVKELMEDEDLKYNETEDILMADDMEWDLEDEDALDDELDEDEEILFDQDCPTDCSCSTGHMTVKSVRCTKFNKEQSFGMDVALLKIENGPELKLGPHDLREKDLQQLSAFSVVNTTIAEFHRSAFDGLVDLFSVNLTGNGLMDIPPDAFENNTQLNLLTISGNPLQYTQGKDNPFAKYFLDAPSVTEFDFSNNYLPRILPTTFVRMPQLVYLSLRANRLRAVERAIFTPLIELDEIDLSHNQLSGFPSDVFDDNEYLEVLRIAGNNFTSLASIKTSTISILDASKNRIKTIGKSDLSALTELEELYIRSNGLKRIHQHAFADLVNLRRLDISDNKLNTLTEHHLRTNIRLESLIMNDNPGLETLPVFKSQAGTFSLEKFECADCGLLDLEPGTFDPMIALRHLNLARNRLSRLPRGLLRSMSALKDLDLSDNLFNALEVDTFQGARSLTKLNLAGNPLITLQVAPFLLIPNLERLDVSRCGLDRIWSENVVPLPHLRYLLARGNRIEQISVGDLQATPHLSGLDISNNPLACDQEFNAAIQWLIDHGVDPSDTLRYVSNYALDDYTDASDLGEWKDIAKVVCDSMEGGPPLRPLPRRPNTPNNVNDFKPPIDDLDELAGQAFDQGRAQKDEQLEDAWLSQESEYEEYGAVGEHYQPWYAGVVWPVLTVILVTLAVVLLVANLAMCLSKRRGRGPVIRAPMILRPGLIDNKNCGLVYKPLQEEIPTPHMPKRGSFYSSSTFHYDKIVPESV